A segment of the Candidatus Rokuibacteriota bacterium genome:
CGACCGGACCTACGAGGTCGGCAAGACCACCGAAGGCGTGGTGACCATCGGCACACCCCGCCTGGTGCACGGCGGCCTGCGACTCCGCTTCTGAGTCGACCGAGGCTGGACCCGCACGAGCTGGTCGTTGATCAAGGTCTGCATCAGGTAGCCGAGGCAAGTAGAAGTCTAGAGTTTCGGTTTGAGGTGAGCGCGTGACATCCGTAAAAACCCTGACGCGGGCTAGGTGGGGCCCACTACCGCCCGGTCGGCGCGTGCCCGCAAAGGGAGCATCCGGCCGGTCCTGTTTAGATCGCACACGCGGCGGGGGGATCCCATGAAGGCTATGGGGAGAAGAGATGTTCTCAAAGGGATGGGGGCGGCCGCCGCGATCGCCGCGGCGCAGGGTCTGCTTCCCGGCGTCGTCTCCGCCGGCTGGAAACCTTCCGGCGCCCTGCCGCGGGACGTCGTGTGGCAGAAGGCTCCCTGCCGCTTCTGCGGAGTGGGCTGCGGCCTGCTGGTCGGCATCGCTCGGGGAAGAGCGGTCGCCGTCAAGGGAGACCTTGCGAGTCCTGTCAATAAAGGGCTCTGCTGCGTGAAGGGCTATCACGCCGTCCAGGCCCTGTACGGGAAGGATCGCATCACGAGAGCCCTGGTCCGCCAGAACGGGAAGCTCGTGGAAGTCCCCATGAAGGACGCGCTGGACTTGGTCGCGGGGAAGCTGAAGGAAACGATCGACCGGCACGGGAAAGATGCCGTCGCGCTGTACGGGTCTGGCCAGTGGACGATTCCCGACGGCTATATCGCCTCCAAGTTCATGAAAGGCGGCATCGGCACCAACAATCTCGAGGCCAACGCCCGTCTCTGCATGGCGAGTGCGGTGACCGGCTTCACGACGTCGTTCGGGCTGGACGAACCTATGGGCTGTTACGACGACATCGACCACGCCGACGTGTTCGTTCTGTGGGGCAACAACATGGCCGAGATGCATCCCGTGTTGTTCTCCCGCCTGCTGGATCGCCGCCTCAGGAACCCGCGCGTGAAAATTATCGACTTGGCCACGCGGACCACCCGCACGAGCTACGCGGCCGACAGGTCGTTCATCTTCGCGCCGCAGACCGATGTCGCCATCGCCAACGCCATCTGCTACGAGATCATCCACAATGGCTGGATGAATCGCGAGTTTGTCACGAAGCACTGCAGCTTCAAGAAGGGCAAGACTAACATCGGCTACGGACTGGAAGACGACTTCCGGTTCGAGGATGAGCCGCAGGATAGCAGCCTGGAGGAGTTCCGGAGGTTCCTCAACGACTACTCGCCGGAGAAGGTGGAAAAGCTCTCGGGAGTCGCCGCTGCCGACATCCGTTACCTCGCGTCCTTGTACGGCGATCCCGGGCGCAGGGTCACGAGTTTCTGGTGCATGGGTTTCAACCAGCACACCCGGGGGACCTGGATCAACAACCTCGTGTACAACATCCATCTCCTCGTCGGGAAGATCTCCACGCCCGGCAACAGCCCGTTCTCCCTGACGGGGCAACCGAGCGCCTGCGGCACGGTGCGGGAAGTGGGGACGCTCACCCACAAGCTGCCGAAGGGCGTCGTGACAAACGAAAAGGACCGCGAGCTGGCGGCCAGGATCTGGCAGGTTCCCGTCGAGCGTATCCCCGCCAAGCCCACGCACCATACCGTGTCCATGTTCCGCGCTCTGGATCGCGGGGACATTCGCTTCGTCTGGATCCAAGTGACCAACCCGATGGTCACAATGCCCAAGCTCCGGCGCTATCGGGACGGAGCCAGGAAAGAGGGGCGGTTCGTGGTGGTGTCCGACGTGTACCCCACGCCGACCGCAGAGATCGCCGACGTGGTTCTGCCTTCCGCCATGTGGATCGAGCGGGAAGGGATGTTCGGCAACTCGGA
Coding sequences within it:
- a CDS encoding molybdopterin-dependent oxidoreductase encodes the protein MKAMGRRDVLKGMGAAAAIAAAQGLLPGVVSAGWKPSGALPRDVVWQKAPCRFCGVGCGLLVGIARGRAVAVKGDLASPVNKGLCCVKGYHAVQALYGKDRITRALVRQNGKLVEVPMKDALDLVAGKLKETIDRHGKDAVALYGSGQWTIPDGYIASKFMKGGIGTNNLEANARLCMASAVTGFTTSFGLDEPMGCYDDIDHADVFVLWGNNMAEMHPVLFSRLLDRRLRNPRVKIIDLATRTTRTSYAADRSFIFAPQTDVAIANAICYEIIHNGWMNREFVTKHCSFKKGKTNIGYGLEDDFRFEDEPQDSSLEEFRRFLNDYSPEKVEKLSGVAAADIRYLASLYGDPGRRVTSFWCMGFNQHTRGTWINNLVYNIHLLVGKISTPGNSPFSLTGQPSACGTVREVGTLTHKLPKGVVTNEKDRELAARIWQVPVERIPAKPTHHTVSMFRALDRGDIRFVWIQVTNPMVTMPKLRRYRDGARKEGRFVVVSDVYPTPTAEIADVVLPSAMWIEREGMFGNSERRTQHWDKLTDPPGEAMSDGWQLIEVARRLGLGNLFPWGETNYVREVWNEYRRFHAGPQHEMAPYDELRRRPGIKWPYVNGKETNWRYNTRYDPATKGYDPDAKRDGFDFYGKPGGQAWIWLRPYEPPPEAPDREYPFWLNTGRVLEHWHTGSLTRRIPILHQAVPRAYVELHPADADKLNIRNGDLVRLTSKRGALVLPAAIDQRGRPPRGQVFVPFFDEHYLINELTLDAYCPISAQPDYKKCAVRVEKA